A genomic window from Desulfuromonas sp. includes:
- a CDS encoding type II toxin-antitoxin system mRNA interferase toxin, RelE/StbE family, with protein MAWKVEISNIAERQIRKLDRPIQKRILDWLDDRIDGCKDPRHFGEPLKGDRAGLWRYRIGPYRILCELQDGRLVVLALNVGHRREIYSRKIKK; from the coding sequence TTGGCCTGGAAAGTTGAAATCAGCAATATTGCCGAACGGCAAATTCGTAAACTTGACCGACCGATTCAAAAAAGAATTCTCGACTGGCTTGATGATCGAATTGATGGTTGCAAGGATCCACGTCACTTTGGCGAACCTTTAAAGGGCGACCGCGCTGGTTTGTGGCGTTACCGGATCGGTCCTTATCGCATCCTCTGTGAATTGCAGGATGGTCGTCTTGTTGTCCTTGCGTTAAATGTTGGTCACCGACGAGAGATTTATTCCCGAAAGATCAAGAAATGA
- a CDS encoding CopG family transcriptional regulator, with amino-acid sequence MLTIRLDSEIEKELDLIARAQGSNRSVVVREAIVRYLEDNEDLELAKQALAETKSTRSLQELRQDLGLES; translated from the coding sequence ATGTTAACAATACGTCTCGATAGTGAAATCGAAAAGGAACTCGATCTGATTGCCAGGGCGCAAGGGAGCAATCGGAGCGTGGTGGTCAGGGAGGCTATTGTTCGCTACCTCGAGGACAATGAGGATCTTGAACTGGCCAAACAAGCGCTGGCCGAAACCAAATCGACCAGATCTCTGCAGGAGTTGAGGCAGGACCTTGGCCTGGAAAGTTGA
- a CDS encoding NAD-dependent dehydratase, which translates to MTLKRILVTGGAGFIGSHLCARLVAAGHHVLCLDNFFTGRRENIEQLFSSGRFELLERDVCAPINVDIDEIYNLACPASPVHYQVDPVQTTQTCVMGAIRVLEVAQKCGARVLQASTSEVYGDPLVHPQPESYCGNVSTVGPRACYDEGKRCAETLFFDYHRQYDVAIKVARIFNTYGPTMLAGDGRVVSNFIMQALKGDPLTVYGHGSQTRSFCYVDDLVEGLVRFMATDADITGPLNLGNPAEISMLQLAELIISMVGSGSVIAYRPLPEDDPVQRQPDISYASEIINWQPTEELRSGLEKTIAYFKCRY; encoded by the coding sequence ATGACGCTGAAACGCATACTCGTAACCGGTGGCGCCGGTTTCATTGGCTCGCATCTTTGTGCGAGGCTTGTTGCCGCAGGGCATCATGTCTTATGCCTGGATAACTTCTTTACGGGTCGCCGGGAAAATATTGAGCAACTCTTTTCTTCTGGTCGTTTCGAACTTTTAGAGCGGGATGTCTGCGCACCGATCAATGTTGACATAGACGAAATCTACAATCTGGCCTGTCCGGCCTCACCGGTTCATTATCAGGTTGACCCGGTACAGACCACGCAGACCTGTGTGATGGGGGCGATCCGGGTTCTCGAAGTCGCGCAGAAATGTGGTGCCAGAGTTCTGCAGGCATCAACCAGCGAGGTCTACGGTGATCCTCTGGTTCATCCGCAGCCGGAGAGTTATTGCGGCAATGTCAGCACGGTTGGACCACGGGCCTGCTACGACGAAGGAAAGCGTTGTGCCGAGACGCTCTTTTTCGATTATCACCGGCAATATGATGTTGCAATCAAGGTCGCCCGGATTTTCAATACCTATGGACCGACTATGCTGGCCGGTGATGGTCGGGTGGTTTCCAATTTCATCATGCAGGCTCTTAAGGGCGACCCCCTGACGGTTTACGGACACGGCTCGCAAACCCGTTCATTCTGTTATGTCGATGATCTTGTTGAGGGCCTTGTCCGATTCATGGCAACCGATGCCGACATCACCGGCCCGCTTAACCTCGGTAATCCGGCAGAGATTTCGATGCTGCAGCTGGCTGAGCTGATTATCTCCATGGTCGGATCAGGCTCAGTTATCGCGTATCGCCCGTTGCCCGAGGATGATCCGGTTCAACGCCAACCCGATATAAGCTATGCCAGCGAGATCATCAATTGGCAGCCGACGGAGGAATTGCGCTCAGGGCTCGAAAAAACGATCGCGTATTTCAAGTGTAGATACTGA
- a CDS encoding type II toxin-antitoxin system mRNA interferase toxin, RelE/StbE family has product MAWKVEFSNVAERQIHKLDRHVQQRIIDWLSDRIEGCKDPRHFGEPLKGGKAGFWRYRIGNYRILCELQDDRLVVLALNVGHRREIYSRKR; this is encoded by the coding sequence TTGGCCTGGAAAGTTGAATTCAGCAATGTTGCCGAGCGCCAGATCCACAAACTTGATCGTCATGTTCAGCAAAGAATTATCGACTGGTTATCTGACCGGATAGAGGGCTGCAAGGATCCTCGCCATTTTGGTGAACCCTTAAAGGGAGGCAAGGCTGGTTTCTGGCGCTACCGGATCGGAAATTACCGAATTCTGTGCGAATTACAGGACGATCGTCTGGTCGTTTTAGCTTTAAATGTTGGTCACCGCCGAGAGATTTATTCCCGAAAGAGATAA
- a CDS encoding CopG family transcriptional regulator: MLTIRLEEEMEKELDCIAKAQGSNRSVVVREAIVRYLEDNEDLKLAKQSLADTK, encoded by the coding sequence ATGTTAACAATACGGTTGGAAGAAGAGATGGAAAAGGAACTGGATTGCATTGCCAAGGCGCAAGGGAGCAATCGGAGCGTGGTGGTAAGGGAGGCAATCGTTCGTTATCTTGAAGATAACGAGGATCTTAAGCTGGCAAAGCAATCGCTGGCTGATACGAAGTAG
- a CDS encoding glycosyl transferase — MKLSVVIPAYNEKDTLQEILHRVLSVSLPGLSRELIIVDDFSNDGTRELLHDIPALVGDAAAEIEIKVLTQDRNKGKGAALRRGFARATGDIILIQDADLEYDPADYPDLLAPILDSRADVVFGSRFVGGQAHRVLYFWHALGNRFLTFFSNALTNLNLTDMECCYKVFRREVIDQIKLEENRFGIEPEMTAKVARINCRIFEVGVSYAGRTYAEGKKIGWKDGVRAIWCIVKYNLLRR, encoded by the coding sequence ATGAAGCTTAGTGTCGTTATACCTGCCTATAATGAAAAAGATACTCTGCAGGAAATATTGCATCGGGTTCTTTCTGTGTCATTACCAGGGTTGAGCCGCGAGCTGATAATTGTGGATGATTTTTCCAATGATGGGACGCGCGAATTGCTCCATGATATTCCGGCTTTAGTTGGAGATGCGGCTGCTGAGATCGAGATCAAAGTCCTTACCCAGGATCGAAATAAAGGGAAGGGGGCGGCTCTGCGCCGTGGATTTGCAAGGGCAACTGGCGATATTATTCTTATTCAGGATGCTGATCTTGAATATGATCCGGCCGACTATCCCGATTTGCTGGCGCCGATCCTCGATAGCCGTGCAGATGTGGTTTTCGGCTCCCGTTTTGTCGGTGGGCAAGCACACAGGGTTCTATATTTCTGGCACGCTCTCGGGAATCGTTTTTTGACCTTTTTCAGTAATGCCTTGACCAACCTTAACCTCACCGATATGGAATGTTGTTACAAGGTGTTTCGTCGTGAGGTTATTGATCAGATCAAACTGGAGGAAAATCGATTCGGTATCGAACCAGAGATGACAGCAAAGGTTGCTCGCATTAATTGTCGGATATTTGAAGTTGGCGTTAGCTATGCGGGGCGTACCTATGCTGAAGGGAAGAAAATCGGATGGAAAGATGGTGTCCGGGCGATCTGGTGTATTGTAAAATATAATCTTCTGCGACGATGA